Within Pseudomonas paeninsulae, the genomic segment GTCTCGTCTCCTCGTTCAATCCGCTCGCCAGGAATCATAGCTGCCGAACGTCCACAGATGCCCTTACAGGTCGCGACAGCTGAAAGCGCGGCCACCGTAGTCTTCGTCCTTGAGTTCGTTAAGGATCTCGGTGCCCGCGGCCTAGGCACCCAACACATCGGCATCCTCGACCACTAGTTAGAGGCTCTGGGTGCAGCCGTCAGGCGCATCAGCCGGCCATAGGCCGACTCGGCCAGCGAACCGAGCATCAGCATGCCGTTGCCGCCGCTGAGCTGGCCGTGGGCGATGCAGCGCCGTTGTGCGCGGAGCTCAACAGCAGCAACAACGACACCGGCTGTTCGCTCTCCGGGTGCAGCGGTTCCTGCAGCCTTTGCAGGCGCCAGCCGCTGGCGTTGAGCAGGCTCAGCCAGGACTCCAGGGTGCGAAAGAACCAGGGCATCGGCTGCTCGAAGCCCGCGCCGAAGCCGGCGAAGGTTTCCACCCGCCACCCATCGCGGTAGCTCGCATCGTCGCAGGCGCGCCAGGGGTGCAGGGTCTGGATCAACAAACGGCCACCCGGCGCCAACACCCCATGCAGGGCATCCAGGGTCGGTGTCAGCGACTCTTCGAGCAGGGCGAAATTGCACACCAGCACATCGAAGCGGCCCAGCTCGCTGGCCTGGCTTGCCAGCTCGGCATAGCCGCAGACACGGTAACGGGCGCGCGGATCGTCTGCCGCCCGCGCCACCTCGATCAATGGCGCCGAAGAGTCCACCCCCACCACCTCAATGCCCCGCGCGGCCAGGCCTCGGCACAACCACCCCTCGCCACAGCCGACATCCAACACCCGCGAAGGCGTCAGTGCCAGCACCGCCTGCAGAATCGCCGCATCGGTGACCAGGCGCCGGTTTTCGCTGCGCTGCTCGCGCACCGCAGCGGTCCAGGCATCGGCATTGGCCTGCCAACTGAGGGCAAGCTGCTCACGATAATCGCGCGGCATAAGTCACTCGCCGATGAAATTTATTGTAGTAGCCGTGCCAGCGCCCTTGTGGCACCGTCTCGGCCCAGTGTCGCTCGATCGCTAACTTCGCCAGCGCATGCAGGCCCAGATGAAATCTTTGCGACTTGACCAAGGACACTGGCGTCTAACTCATCAAGCAGCGACTAAGCTGTTGTGAAGTGCTACTTGAGGGCAGACCAAGCAATTATGGGCGTATTCTCGAAATCCGACGCGTCAGAAAAGGCGCTTCCGACGAACAAACAACCGGCGTACCAGCTGAAGCCGGTCAAACGCACCAGCAAGCTGCGCATCGCCATCTGGTTGATGCTGTTACTGCTAGTGGTGGCGGCTGCGCTGCTGGTCATTTTCGAGATGCGTACCGCGTATTTCCAGGCCCACTACTTCAGCCGCTACAGCGATAGCCTGAGCTACCGCGTGCAACCTGGCCCCAGCCCGGCGATCATCTTCCCGCAGGACGGCCCCTTCGATAAACGCCAGGGCTACAGCTATCTGCCGCTGATGCTGGAGCGCCTGCAACAGCGCGGTTTCCAGATTACCCAACAGGCACAGTTCTCCCCGGCGTTGCTCGACTACACGCAACGCGGCTTTTTCACCCCCTACCCGGAAAAAATCCAGGCCGGCCTGAACATCAGCGACTGCCGTGGCACGCCCTTCTACCAGTTCCGCTACCCGCAGCAGCACTACCCAAGTTTCAGCGCCATACCGCCGCTGGTGGTGGGTAGCCTGCTGTTCATCGAGAACCGCCACCTGCTCGACCCCGAACCGGCACAGGCCAACCCGGCGGTGGACTGGCCGCGCTTCGCCAAGGCCGCCTGGTCGCAGGTCGGCAAGGTGCTGGACGTCCAGGATCAGTCCGCTGGCGGCAGCACGCTGGCCACTCAGCTGGAGAAATACCGCCACTCACCGGGCGGCTTAACCTCTTCCGCCTCGGAAAAACTGCGGCAGATGGTTTCCGCCAGCGTGCGCGCCTACCAAGGCGGCCCACTCACTCAGAGCGCGCGGGAAAACGTCGTGCGCGACTACCTCAACAGCGTGCCGCTCTCCGCCGCGCCGGGACATGGCGAAGTGAATGGCCTGGCCGATGGCTTGCGCATCTGGTACGGCGCCGACTTCGCCGAGGTCAACCGCCTGCTCGACCCCAGCCGCTCACCCAAGGCGAGCAATGCCGAACGCGGCCTGGCCCTGCGTCAGGTGCTGTCATTTATGATTGCCCAACGGCGACCCTCGTATTACCTGGCCCAGGGCCGACATGAGCTGGACGAGCTGATCGACAGTCATATCCGCCTACTGGCGGGCGACGGTTTGATCGATATGCCACTGCGCGACGCAGCCCTGGCCAGCCAACTGCGCTATCGCAACTGGGAGCTGCAGCCAAACCTGCAAACGGTGGACGGCAACAAGGGCATCAGCGTGGCCCGCACGCGCCTCTCCAGCCTGCTCAACATGCCGCTGTATGACCTCGACCGCCTGGATCTCTCCGCCAGCACCACCCTCAACAACGAACTGCAACAAGCGGTCAGCGACTACCTCGAGCAACTCGCCGACCCTGTCTTTGCCGAGCAGATCGGCCTGTTCGGTGAGCGCCTGCTGTCTGCCGAAAAAACCGGCGAAGTGCGCTACAGCTTCACCCTGTTCGAACGCACCGCCAATGGCAGCCGGGTGCGCGTGCAGACCGACAACACCGACCAACCCTTCGACATCAACGAAGGCAGCAAACTGGAACTCGGCTCCACCGCCAAACTGCGCGTGCTGGCCACCTACCTGGAAATCATCGCCGAATTGCACCAGCGTCATGTCGGGCAGAGCGTGGCCGAGCTGCGCGCCGTGGAGGTCGCCGACCAGGACTACCTGACCCGCTGGGCCCTCGACTACCTGCGGCAAAATCCCGCTGCCGAGCTGCCGGCCATGCTCGACGCCGCCCTCGAACGCAAGTATTCCGCCAGTCCCTTTGAGCGCTTCTTCACCGGCGGCGGCCTGCATACCTTTGCCAACTTCCGCCGCGAAGACAACGGCCGCAACCCGACCCTGCGCGATGCGCTGCGCGAGTCGATCAACCTGCCGTTCATTCGCCTGATGCGCGACCTGGTGCGCTACAGCACCTACCAGGCACCGGGCAACAGCGCCGAGCTGCTCAAGGACGACAAGGACCCGCGCCGCCAGGCCTACCTCAGCCGCTTCGCCGACCGCGAAGGCAAGACTTTCCTCCTGCGCTTCTGGCGCAAATACCAGGGCCAGCCGTCCCAGCAGCGCCTCGATACCTTCTTGAGCAGCCTTCGCCCTACCCCGGTACGCCTGGCCGCCGTACACCGTTACCTGATGCCGGAAGCCGATCAAGCAACCTTCACCGCCTTCCTGCGCGCCCACCAGCCCCAGGCCAAGCTGACCGACAAGCGCATCACCCAGCTCTACCTGAACTATGGGCCCGGCGCCTACAGCCTGCCCGACCAGGGCTATATCGCCCGCGTGCATCCGCTGGAGCTGTGGCTGCTCGGCTACCTGCTGGAAAACCCCGAAGCCCGCTTCGGCGATGCGGTGGTCGCCAGCCGCGACCAGCGCCAGGAAGTCTACGGCTGGCTGTTCCGCAGCCGCCACAAGAGCGCCCGCGACAGCCGGATCCGCATCATGCTTGAGGTTGAAGCCTTCCTCGATATTCACCGCCGCTGGCAGAAACACGGCTACCCCTTCGAGTACCTGGTTCCGTCGCTAGCCACCGCCATCGGCAGTTCCGGCGACCGCCCGGCGGCACTGGCGGAGCTGATGGGCATCATCCAGAACGATGGTATCCGCCAACCCACGGTGCGTATCGACAGCCTGCATTTCGCCGCGGCTACGCCCTACGACACTCAGGTCGAGCGTAACGCCCTGAACGCCAAGCGGGTGATGCCCAGCGAAGTGGCCGCGGCCCTGCGTGGCGCACTCTCGCAAGTGGTTGAAGGCGGTACCGCACGGCGCCTGCAGGGCAGCTTCAGCCTGCCCGATGGCCGCCTGCTGACTCTCGGCGGCAAGACCGGCACCGGCGACAACCGGGTCGAAACCGTCGGCCGCGGCGGGCGCGTACTCAGCTCACGGGCGATGAACCGCACCGCCACCTTCGTCTTCTTCATCGGCGCGCGCCATTACGGCACCCTCACCGCCTTCGTGCCCGGTCGCGCCGCGGAGAAATTCACCTTCACCTCGGCGCTGCCGGTGCAGGTGCTCAAAGGCATGGCACCGATCCTCGCGCCTTACCTGGAGCCGGGCAGCCACAGCCAATGCGTCCCCCCGCTGGCAGCGGTGCAGGCCAGCTGGAAGTAGGCATTTGGATGAGGCATTAACCATCCAGCGATAACCATGGTGGATGAAAAGGCAGCGTCCACCCGGCTCTTGTCGTCCGGATCAGCCCAGGCGCAATCCGCAGTACGGCAGCGGCAATAAAGCCAAGCCCCGGATTGCATCCGGGCAGAAACAGTGGCGCTGTTTAGCGCTTCTTCTGCTGCTGGATATACAGCGTCTCGACCTTCTCCCGCGCCCAGGGGGTTTTGCGCAGGAAGGTCAGGCTGGACTTGATGCTCGGATCGCTCTTGAAACAGCGGATATCGATGCGCGCTGCCAGGCCATCCCAACCCAGTTTCGCCACCAGCTCGGTGAGGATGGCTTCCAGGGTGACACCATGCAGCGGATCTTTCGGCGATTGAGTCATGCGGAACCTGTGTCGACAGCGTGGCGAGGCGCACCGGCTGACAAACTTGTGGCACGCGTAGGGGGGATATTCTGACCTGACTCACCAGCCAGCTCCAGCGCAAAAGCACCGCCCCGGGCTCGGCGGCCCCAACCAGCCTCAACGAGCATCGATGATGAACGGCAGCTCGAGGTTGTGTTCCGGGTCGAACTGGCGGCGAGCGGTATGGTTCAGGTGACGGCCGTAGACATGGAACGACAGGCTGGTGTGCGAGGTTTCATTGATCACGCTATGGATGCTACCGCTGGGCATCGCCAGCACCTGCCCTGCTGAAATGCACTGCTCGTCAAGGCGCTGCAGTTCGGCATAACCGGGGCGCGTGGCATCGTCCAGGCGTTGCCAGAAAATATTGCGCTCATTGCCCTCGACGCCCACCACCACCGCCCAGGTGTCGTGGTCATGGGGCGGCACGCCGCGTCCGGGCAGCCAGCTATCGACCACCACGAACAGCGACTGATCGGCCTCGACGTGCAGCAGACTGGTGCCAAAGCCCAGGGCCGGATCGGCGCTGTACATGTCCGCCCGCAACCAACCGCGTTCGGCGACGACCCGCTTGGCCAGCGGTGCGACTTGCGCCAGCAAGCTGGCTTCATCGGCGGCGGTCGCGACGATGCGCCGCAGATCGTCGATAAAGCGTTCCAGGTTGTAACTATCGATGGTCATCCACTTTTCTCCAGCCCAGTCGCAAGTCCGACCGGCTGCTAGGCAGCCGTTATAAAAAAGGCCCGCCTCCGAGAAGGAGGCAGGCCCTGGTTTCACCCCACTCGCGAGGCTCAGCTGGCCGAGGCGCGCGGGTCGTCAGCGGTGGTCAATTGCAGGCTGGCCGCAGGTTCGCTCAGCAGCGCGCGATGCAGGGCCATGGCCATCAGCATCAGGATCACCGCGATCGGCAAGGCAGCGCAGATACTCGCGGTCTGCACGCTCTTGAGTCCGCCCGACCACAGCAGGGCTGCGGCGATGGCACCCACCATCAGCCCCCAGGCCACGCGACTCCAGGTCGGCGGATGCATATTGCCGCGCGCGGCCAGGGTACTCACCACCAGGGTTCCGGAGTCGGCCGAGGTGACGAAGTAAGTCACGATCAGCAGCGAAGCCAGCGCCCCGAGCAGCGTGCCAAGGCTGGCACCGGCGCTCTGCTCGATCTTGTCGAACAGGGTAAATAGCGAGGAGGTGGCATCGGCCTTGGTCGCCAGCAGGATGGCACCGCCGCTGAACTCGGCGGCTTCACCGCTCAGCGCCTGACTCGCGACCTGTTCCTGGTGAGCCAGGCGATCGGCCTTCTCGTAATACAGCGCGGCGCCGCCGAAGGTACCGATCCAGACGAAGCTGAACAGCACCGGAATAATCAACGACCCCATCACCAACTGGCGAATGGTGCGGCCACGGGAAATCCGCGCGATGAAGGTGCCGACGAAGGGCGCCCAGGTCAGCCACCAGGCCCAATAGAAGGCGGTCCACCAGTTCTGCCAGCCGGCATCGTTCTGGGTGTCGCTCCACAGGCTCATGCCGATCACGCTCTGGGCGTAACCGGAGGTGCCTTCGAGAATGGTGTTGAGAATGTAACGAGTCGGTCCGAACGCCATCACAGCGACCAGGATGACCAGCGACAACAGCATGTTCCACAGCGACAGCAGTTTGATGCCGCGGTCGACGCCGGACACGACCGACATGATCGCAACCAGGGAAATCGCCAGGATCAGGCCCATCTTCAGGCCGATGCCCAGCTCGAAGCCGCTCAGGGTCTTGATCCCGGTCGCCAGCTGCTCGACGCCGAGGCCGAAGGAGGTGGCGATGCCGAACGCGGTGACGACCACGATCAGGATGTCGAACATGCTACCCAGCCAGCCGTTCATCCGCGCCTCGCCGAACAGCGGGGTCAGGGTCGAACGGATCGACAGTGGCTTGCCCTTGCGGAAGGAGAAGTAGGCCAGGCACAGCGCCGGCAGCAGGTACAGCGCCCAGGCGTGCATGCCCCAGTGGAAGAAGGTCACGCGCATCGCCGACTCGGCCGACTCGGCACTCAGCGTGGTGACGCTGAAGGGGTTGCCGGCGTAATGCCACATCGGCTCGGCCACCGACCAGAACAACAGGCCGATGCCCATGCCGGCACTGAACAACATGGACAACCAGGAAATCGTACTGAACTCGGGTTTTTCGCCGTCCTGGCCGAGGGTGACATTGCCGTAACGGCTGGTCATCAGATACAACAGGTAAACCAGCACGGCCGAGGCCATGGCCAAATAGAACCACTTGAAATTCTGCAGGATAGTCGTGGAAAGCTCGCCGAATAGTGCCCCGGCTTGCTCACCCATAACGGCGCAAAAGCCGACGAAGGCCGCAATTATCAGGATCGAGATCAAGGTTATCCCGGCATCGACGCCGCGAAAAACCCCGCTGGAATTACTCATAGCATGTGCTCCATTGTTATTGTCGGTATGCCTCTGGGCACGCTGGGCTCAGGGCGAGCTAACAGGCCGTTGAAAAACTACTGCGCTCGGTTATGCGGCGTTGAAATCGGCCTAAAAATGCTCATTTACATCACGTAAACTGCGCTTTTGACTCACTACGCTCGCCCTGCGGGCCAGCCTTTGGCTGTTACTCCGCTTCGCTGCGTTGCGGCCGATTTCGCCTTGCCTAGCCTTCGCTCGCTACATTTTTAAACGGCCTGTTGATGAATCTGTGCGGCTGCCTCCAGGCTGTTTTATCAGCCCCGATAATTCGATAAAAAACAATTTCTGACACATGATTTTTATACGTGCAATTAATGCGTTTTAGTCATTAATCGACGCGCAACATCGCGTGTTTCCGCCGCACGAAAAAGCACTCGAGTTTGCACGCGGAAACCACCCTGACCGGGGCAATATCACTCTTCATAAGTTTGCTAAGTGAATCCGCACGCCACGCCGAAACATAACGAGCGGATGATTATTTCGCGGCTGACTATAGGGTCATGGGGCAACCCAAAAGTATTCTATCCACGTCCTCCGCCGATCCATTCGCGCCAAATCCGGCGGTTCAGCGGACGCTAGAGGCAGGCTAGTGGCCTGTACGGCTAGTTGGTTAACTCAAGTTCGGATGACTGAGGTTCTGAGACAAGGCGCTGCGACGAGTCATAGCTGGCTATGGCGAGGAGCAGCAACGCAGTATCAGGGCCTCAGGCGCCGAAATTGACTAATTGAACTAGCCACACAGGCCACGAGCAGCCTGCCTCCTCGACCATGCGGCGAAGCCGGAGGTCAGCCGCGCGGCTCCTGACTCAGCGCCTTGAGAAAGCCGATCATCAGGAACAGCATCAGCACCATGAACGGCAGGCCCATGGCCACGGCCCCAGCCTGAATGCCTTTGAGCGCCGTATCACCGCCAATCACAAATAGCGTGATGGTCACCAGGGCAATCATCACCAGCCACAGCACGCGCTGCACCGGCGAGGTACCCGGATCGCCACCCGCCGCCAGGTTGTCGACCACCAGGGCACCGGAGTCCATGGAGGTGACCATGAAGATGACCAGCAGGACCACCACCAGCACCGAGGTGATGGCCGCCAGCGGCAGCACTTCGAGGAACTGGAAGATCGCCATGTTGACGTCCGTCAAACCGGCGGCCAGCGCGCCACTGCCGTCAATTACCTGGGCAATTGCACCGCCACCGAAGGCGCTGAACCAGAAGATCGCCACTATGGTCGGCACCACCATGACCACCCCGACCATCTGCCGCAGCGTGCGGCCCCGGGAGACGCGGGCGACGAACACCCCGACCAGCGGACCCCAGGTGCACCACCAGGCCCAATAGAACACCGTCCAGCCCTGGAACCAGTCCTGATCCGGACGATCGACCCAGTTGGCCAACGGCAGGAAGAACTCGACAAAGTCGACGGTCGTATCCAGCACGCCCGAGAAGAAGCTCAGCACGCCAATACCCGCGACCACCAACAGGAACAGGCCCAGCGCCAGCAGCATGTTGATGTTGCTGAGTAGCTTGACCCCGGCATCCATACCGCGCCACAGCGAGAATCCGGCCACGCCGGTCACCACCAGGATGAACAGCAACTGCAGGCCGAAGGAGTTGGGGATGCCCAGCACGTGCGAGATCCCGGCGGTCGCCTGCATGGCGCCGAGGCCCAAAGAGGTGGCAAGGCCGAACACCGTCAGCACCACGGTGAAGGTATCCACCAGTTGCCCGGGCAGCCCCCTGTGCGCCTTGCCAATCAGCGGCTGCAGGCCGGAACTGAGGGAAAACGGCAGACCCTTGTTATAGGCAAAGAAACCCACCACCAGCGCACTGGTCAGGTAGATCGCCCAGGGATGAAAACCCCAGTGGAAGATGGTCGAACCCATGGCCGCATGCAGCGCTTCAGGGGTCTGTTTGGGTACGTTGAGCGGGGTCTTCCACCACTCGGTGTATTGCGCCACCGGTTCAGCCACGCCCCAATACAGCAGGCCGACGCCCATCCCGGCGGCGAACAGCATGGAGAACCAGGACAGGGTGCTGAACTCAGGCTTGGCGTGTTTACCGCCCAGGCGGATCTTGCCGAACGGCGACAGCGCCAGGCCGGCGCAGAACAGCACGGCCAGATTGCCCATGATCATGATGAACCAGTCGCAGTTCTTCAGGATCCAGCCCTTGGTTCCCTCCAGGGCCTCGCCAAAGGCCGCAGGGTCATTCAGGGCCAGCAACACCAGAGCCAGCACGATAGAAAATGAAGCAGGAAAAATAACCCGATGGAAGTTCAAACCCAGTATCTGGATATTGAAATTCCGGGGCACTGAAGCATCGGCAGCAATGTCTTTCACGCAAGGATCCTCACTGTATTGTTTTTGTAGTCATGCCAATACCGAACAGCGTTTTAATGGCGTTAACCGCCAATAAAAACACACCCGCCGAATTGAACAGATAAGTGATGGTCGGGTAGCTACGCGCTCGCCACAAATCATTTTATGTGCGCAATTAATGACTTTTGATCATCCATGCGCGTAACCAATCACAGCATCAATCGCAGACACTGGCGCAGGTCAGACCTGCCGCCATTAGCGCCGGTTAATCAGCCTCCTGAACCCGCGTTCCGGCTATTGTTTATTGGCACATAGGCCCTGACTCAGGACGCGTACTTGGCACGACCGTTCATAACCAATCGTCCTGCCAGGGGTATTGCGACAGTGCCTGGCAGCCATCGCGGGTGATCAGCACCTGTTGTTCGAGCTTGATGCCCTCTTTGCCGCCGCGCTCGCCGATATAACTCTCGACGCAGAGCACCATGTTTTCCTCGATGATCCCGTCGTAGCCGCTGCTGTCCCAGTCCGCCCCCTTATGCGCCAGGGCCGGGTACTCGTCGGCCAGGCCGACGCCATGCACCACGCAGCAATAACGGTTGTGCTGATAGGGCTGGGGAATGTCCCAGGCACGCTGGACGAACTCGCGGTGGCTGATGCCGGGGCGCAGCAGGTCCATGTTGTGATGCACCTGCTCGAAGGCCAGGGCATACAGCTTGCGTTGCTCGGCCGTCGGCGCCACATGGCCGACGGTCCAGGCCCGCGAGATGTCTGCGCAGTAGCCGTAGGGGCCGATCAGGTCGGTGTCGAACGAGACGATTTCACCCTGCTGCATCAGCCGCTCGCTGGACTCCTGCATCCACGGGTTGGTGCGCGGCCCGGAGGCCAGCAGGCGAGTCTCGATCCACTCGCCGCCGTGGCGGATGTTCTCGTAGTGCAGCCAGGCCCACAGCTGGTTTTCGCTCATGCCCGGACGCTGCTCGTCGTGCATGCGCTGGATGCCTTTCTCGCACACGGCGATGGTCCAGCGCATCAGCTGCAGTTCGGCGGCGGACTTAATCTTGCGCGCCTCCTCCATCAGGCTGTGGCCCTCGACCAGGGTCAGACCCTGCGCCTGCAGCAGTTCGAGCCCCTCGAAGTCGGCCTTGTCCACCGCCAGCCGGGCGCCTGCGCCGGCGTGCTGACGCAGCAGCTCGACGATTTCCGACGCCCACAGCTTGGCCTTCTCGGAAATCCGCGAACCGGCGCCGAAGTAGCTCCAGCTCACCGCATGACGGATCTCGTCGAGCAGGCCGTTGCCCTCGTGCAGGTGCTCGCAGTTGTGGAACTCGAAGAGGATCACCGGGCCCGTGGCAAACACCAGGGCGTAGCGGGCGAAGTTGTGCAGCGTCCACACCTGCATGTTCGAGGTGTCGGTGGCGTAGCGGATGTTCACCGGGTCGTACAGCAGGATCGCCGCACAATCGGCGGCCAACAGCTGCTCGCGCACCCGCTGCAGGCGATAGGCCCGCGCCGCCTCCAGGGTCTGGGCGCTGACCGGGTTGCGCAACGGCTGGTTGGCGGACTCGCCGCTCGGGTACTTATTCTTGTTGTCGAACATGCGCTGGATTCCAGTGAACAGACTCGGATTAAAGGGACGCTGTTAGGTCAAACGCCCGATCGCTCGGGCAGTGCAGTCATCGCCGGCTGGGCTGCTGATTGCGGCTCTGCTTCGCTCGGGCTGGCCGGCTCGATCGCAGCGGCCAGGGTGGCGCTGGCCAAGCCGACTGGCGTGGCCTGGTGATGCAGCGGCGCATCCTCCTGCAGGTGCGCGCCGCTGACCTTGCCCTGGCCGACCGATAGGGCCAGTAGCGCAGCGCAGGCGGCGGAAAAGTAGTACAGGCTGGAGGCGCCGAACCACTCCATCAGCGCGCCGGCCAGCAACGGGCCGATAGCGGCGCCGACGCCGTAGGTCACCAGCAACAAGCCGGCCAGGGACACGCGCAGTTCGGCTTCGATATTGTCGTTGGCCAGGGCCACGCCCAGCGGATACAGGCAGAACTGCAGAAAGCCGATGCAGGCGCCGACCAGCAGCAGGACGCCGAAGGACGGTTGCTGAGAGAAACCCAACGGCAGGCAGGCGAGGACCAGCAGCACCGCCACGCCACGGATCAGGCTGGCTCGCGGCAAGCGATCGGACAGCCAGCCCAGGGGCAGTTGGGCGAGCAGGCCGGCGCCGATGATCATCGCCATGAACTGGCCGACCTCGGTGGTATCCAGACCCTGGCGACTGGCATAGATGGCCGCCAGGCCGAAGAAGGCGCTGTAGATCATCCCGGCCATCAGCACGGTGACCAGCGACTGCGGCACCCGCTGGATAAACAGCTTGATATCGACAGGCGCCGGCTGCAGCGCGGCCGGGTGCATGCTGCGAGTCAGGGCCACCGGCACCAGGCACAGGGCAAAGGCCATGGCCACGCCGAGCAGCGCGTGGATGCCCAAATCGCCCTTCCAGCTCAGGGCCAGCTGGCCGAGCACCATGCCGACGTATATCGCCACCATGTAGATGCCCAGCACCTTGCCACGCTGGTCGCTGCGGGCGCGGTCGTTGAGCCAGCTTTCCAGCACCATCAGCTGGCACATCATCGCCAGACCGACCAACGCGCGCAGGAATAGCCAGAACGGCAAGGCACTGCTGAATTCGTGGGCCAATACGGCCGCGGAAATCACCCCGCCACAGGCGACATAGGTGCGGATATGCCCGACCCGCTGGATCAGCACGCGCCCGACCTTACCGCCGGCCACCATGCCCAGGGCGTTGGCGGCCATCAGCGCGCCACCCCAGAACTCGGCCACCCCGTCGGCGCTCAGGCGCAGCGCCAGGTAGGTCATCAGCAGGGTCGAGCCCAGCTGCATCAACAGGCTGGCCAGGTACAGGGCGCCGAAGGTCTTAGTCAGTCCGAGCATGCGTGGCTCCTTGGCCAGAACGAAGAAAGCCGCCGCTCCCGGTTAGGGGAATGCGGCGGCGAACAGATAGTGGCCTGTGTGGCTAGTTCACTTAGTCAAGTTCGGCGCCTGAGGTCCCGAGGCTGCGTTGCCGCTCCTCACCATAGCCAGCTATGACTCGTCGCAGCGCCTTGCCTCAAGCCCCCAGTCATCCGAACTTGAGTTAGCCAACTAACCGTACAGGCCACTAGGGCGAAGGCCTGTCAGGCCAAACCGTGACGCTGCTTCCAGTCGCCCGGATGGACCACGTAACCGAACAGCGCATGGCCGCCGTAGACCAGCTCGGTGCCTTCCGGTATCCACAGCAGCTGGCCCGGCTTGACCCGGTACAGCTCACCGTTGGCCTGCAGCTCGAAACAGCCTTCGATGA encodes:
- a CDS encoding class I SAM-dependent methyltransferase, whose amino-acid sequence is MPRDYREQLALSWQANADAWTAAVREQRSENRRLVTDAAILQAVLALTPSRVLDVGCGEGWLCRGLAARGIEVVGVDSSAPLIEVARAADDPRARYRVCGYAELASQASELGRFDVLVCNFALLEESLTPTLDALHGVLAPGGRLLIQTLHPWRACDDASYRDGWRVETFAGFGAGFEQPMPWFFRTLESWLSLLNASGWRLQRLQEPLHPESEQPVSLLLLLSSAHNGAASPTASSAAATAC
- a CDS encoding transglycosylase domain-containing protein, encoding MGVFSKSDASEKALPTNKQPAYQLKPVKRTSKLRIAIWLMLLLLVVAAALLVIFEMRTAYFQAHYFSRYSDSLSYRVQPGPSPAIIFPQDGPFDKRQGYSYLPLMLERLQQRGFQITQQAQFSPALLDYTQRGFFTPYPEKIQAGLNISDCRGTPFYQFRYPQQHYPSFSAIPPLVVGSLLFIENRHLLDPEPAQANPAVDWPRFAKAAWSQVGKVLDVQDQSAGGSTLATQLEKYRHSPGGLTSSASEKLRQMVSASVRAYQGGPLTQSARENVVRDYLNSVPLSAAPGHGEVNGLADGLRIWYGADFAEVNRLLDPSRSPKASNAERGLALRQVLSFMIAQRRPSYYLAQGRHELDELIDSHIRLLAGDGLIDMPLRDAALASQLRYRNWELQPNLQTVDGNKGISVARTRLSSLLNMPLYDLDRLDLSASTTLNNELQQAVSDYLEQLADPVFAEQIGLFGERLLSAEKTGEVRYSFTLFERTANGSRVRVQTDNTDQPFDINEGSKLELGSTAKLRVLATYLEIIAELHQRHVGQSVAELRAVEVADQDYLTRWALDYLRQNPAAELPAMLDAALERKYSASPFERFFTGGGLHTFANFRREDNGRNPTLRDALRESINLPFIRLMRDLVRYSTYQAPGNSAELLKDDKDPRRQAYLSRFADREGKTFLLRFWRKYQGQPSQQRLDTFLSSLRPTPVRLAAVHRYLMPEADQATFTAFLRAHQPQAKLTDKRITQLYLNYGPGAYSLPDQGYIARVHPLELWLLGYLLENPEARFGDAVVASRDQRQEVYGWLFRSRHKSARDSRIRIMLEVEAFLDIHRRWQKHGYPFEYLVPSLATAIGSSGDRPAALAELMGIIQNDGIRQPTVRIDSLHFAAATPYDTQVERNALNAKRVMPSEVAAALRGALSQVVEGGTARRLQGSFSLPDGRLLTLGGKTGTGDNRVETVGRGGRVLSSRAMNRTATFVFFIGARHYGTLTAFVPGRAAEKFTFTSALPVQVLKGMAPILAPYLEPGSHSQCVPPLAAVQASWK
- a CDS encoding VF530 family protein gives rise to the protein MTQSPKDPLHGVTLEAILTELVAKLGWDGLAARIDIRCFKSDPSIKSSLTFLRKTPWAREKVETLYIQQQKKR
- a CDS encoding cysteine dioxygenase family protein; the protein is MTIDSYNLERFIDDLRRIVATAADEASLLAQVAPLAKRVVAERGWLRADMYSADPALGFGTSLLHVEADQSLFVVVDSWLPGRGVPPHDHDTWAVVVGVEGNERNIFWQRLDDATRPGYAELQRLDEQCISAGQVLAMPSGSIHSVINETSHTSLSFHVYGRHLNHTARRQFDPEHNLELPFIIDAR
- a CDS encoding BCCT family transporter; this encodes MSNSSGVFRGVDAGITLISILIIAAFVGFCAVMGEQAGALFGELSTTILQNFKWFYLAMASAVLVYLLYLMTSRYGNVTLGQDGEKPEFSTISWLSMLFSAGMGIGLLFWSVAEPMWHYAGNPFSVTTLSAESAESAMRVTFFHWGMHAWALYLLPALCLAYFSFRKGKPLSIRSTLTPLFGEARMNGWLGSMFDILIVVVTAFGIATSFGLGVEQLATGIKTLSGFELGIGLKMGLILAISLVAIMSVVSGVDRGIKLLSLWNMLLSLVILVAVMAFGPTRYILNTILEGTSGYAQSVIGMSLWSDTQNDAGWQNWWTAFYWAWWLTWAPFVGTFIARISRGRTIRQLVMGSLIIPVLFSFVWIGTFGGAALYYEKADRLAHQEQVASQALSGEAAEFSGGAILLATKADATSSLFTLFDKIEQSAGASLGTLLGALASLLIVTYFVTSADSGTLVVSTLAARGNMHPPTWSRVAWGLMVGAIAAALLWSGGLKSVQTASICAALPIAVILMLMAMALHRALLSEPAASLQLTTADDPRASAS
- a CDS encoding BCCT family transporter; translated protein: MKDIAADASVPRNFNIQILGLNFHRVIFPASFSIVLALVLLALNDPAAFGEALEGTKGWILKNCDWFIMIMGNLAVLFCAGLALSPFGKIRLGGKHAKPEFSTLSWFSMLFAAGMGVGLLYWGVAEPVAQYTEWWKTPLNVPKQTPEALHAAMGSTIFHWGFHPWAIYLTSALVVGFFAYNKGLPFSLSSGLQPLIGKAHRGLPGQLVDTFTVVLTVFGLATSLGLGAMQATAGISHVLGIPNSFGLQLLFILVVTGVAGFSLWRGMDAGVKLLSNINMLLALGLFLLVVAGIGVLSFFSGVLDTTVDFVEFFLPLANWVDRPDQDWFQGWTVFYWAWWCTWGPLVGVFVARVSRGRTLRQMVGVVMVVPTIVAIFWFSAFGGGAIAQVIDGSGALAAGLTDVNMAIFQFLEVLPLAAITSVLVVVLLVIFMVTSMDSGALVVDNLAAGGDPGTSPVQRVLWLVMIALVTITLFVIGGDTALKGIQAGAVAMGLPFMVLMLFLMIGFLKALSQEPRG